The region TGTGCTGGATCTCGTAGCGGGCCTCGGAGGCGAGCAGGGGCGCCGCGCCGGGGGCGGCCGGGTCCGGCCCGACGCCCTCGTCCGGTCCGGGCCGCTCGGCGGCCGTGGCGGGCCGCACGGGGCCCTCGGCTCCGGCGGCTCCGGCGGCTCCGGCGGCTCCGGCGGCTCCGGCGGCTCCGGCGGTGATGTCCTCCGCGATGCGCTCCGCGAAGACCAGGCCCTCCAGAAGGGAGTTGGAGGCCAGTCGGTTGGCGCCGTGGACGCCGGTGCAGGCGACCTCTCCGCAGGCGTAGAGCCCGGGGACGGTGGTGCGGCCGTGCAGATCGGTGCGGACCCCGCCGCTCGCGTAGTGCGCAGCCGGGGCGACCGGGATGGGCTCGGTCACCGGGTCGATGCCGTGCGCGCGGCAGGCGGCCAGGATGGTCGGGAAGCGCCGCTCCCACATCCGCGCCCCGAAGTGGCGGGCGTCCAGGTACATATGCTCGGCGCCGCGCTCCTGCATCCGCCGCGTGATGCCCTTGGCGACGATGTCGCGGGGCGCCAGCTCGGCCAGTTCGTGCTGCCCCTGCATGAAGCGCACCCCGTCGGCGTCGACGAGATGGGCGCCCTCGCCGCGCACCGCTTCCGAGACCAGCGGCTGCTGGCCTTCCGCCTCCGGGCCCAGCCACAGCACCGTGGGGTGGAACTGCACGAACTCCAGATCGCTGACCTCGGCCCCGGCGCGCAGCGCGAGCGCGACCCCGTCGCCGGTGGAGACGGCGGGGTTGGTGGTCGCGGAGAAGATCTGGCCCATGCCGCCCGTGGCGAGGACCACCGCGCCCGCCCGCACCGCGCCCACGCCGTCCCGCCGGCCCTCGCCCATGACGTGCAGGGTGACCCCGGCCGCCCGACCGGAGCCGTCCTTGAGCAGGTCGAGCACCAGGGCGTTCTCCACGGTGTCGATACCGGCCGCGCGCACCGCCTCGACCAGGGCCCGGGAGATCTCCGCGCCGGTCGCGTCGCCGCCCGCGTGGGCGATCCGGCGGCGGTGGTGGCCGCCCTCGCGGGTCAGCAGGATCTCGCCGGTGTCGTCGTCGGCGTCGAAGCGGGCGCCGGTGGCGATGAGCCGCCGCACCGCGTCGGGTCCCTCGGTGACCAGCGTCCGTACGGCCCGCTCGTCGCAGAGCCCGACGCCGGCCACCAGGGTGTCGTCCAGATGCTGCTCGGGGGTGTCGCCCTCGCCGAGGGCGGCGGCTATGCCGCCCTGGGCCCAGCGCGTGGAGCCGTCGTCCAGGCGGGCCTTGGTGACCACGGTGACCCTGGCCCCGGCCGCGGCACAGCGCAGCGCCACGGTCAGCCCGGCGACCCCGGAGCCGACGACCACGACATCGGCCTCGGTGGCCCAGCCCGGGGCGGGAGCGCGCAGAGCGGTGGCGGGGGCCACGGCCTCGGGCCGCCCGGTCGGATGGGTCATCGGGCGGCTCCGATCCACAGGCGGATGTTGTCTATCAGGCGGGTGGCGCCGACCTTGGCCGCGACGGCCAGCACGGCCTCGCCGATGTATCCGTCGGAGACCTCGGTGAAGTCGGCGGGATCGGCCAGGCCCAGATAGTCGAGGACGAGCGGCGGTTCGAGCCGTGCCGCCTCGTCGAGCACCACCCGCGCCGCGGACCGCACCGCGGCGGGGGACGCGACCCGTATGAGCTCGTGCTCCTCGGCCCCGGCCGGGCCCTCCCCGGCCGCCAGCAGCCCCGCGTAACGCCCCGCGAACAGCGCCCGGGACAGGGCCAGCGCGGTGTCCCGCTCCTGGGCCGACAGATAGCGGTTACGGCTGGAGAGGGCGAGCCCGTCGCCCTCCCGGACGGTGGGGACGCCGACGATCTCGACCGGGAAGTCCAGGTCGCGCGCCATCCGGCGGACCAGCGCCAGTTGCTGGGCGTCCTTCTCGCCGAAGAAGGCGGCATCGGGGCGGGTGAGCTGGAGCAGCTTGGCGACGACGGTGAGCATCCCGTCGAAGTGGCCGGGCCGCGAGGCGCCCTCATAGCGCTCGCCCATGGAGCCCGCGGTGATCCGGATGTGCGGCTCGCCGCCCGGATACATCTCCTCGGCCGCCGGGGCGAAGACGATGTCCGCACCCGCCTCGGCCGCGACCTTCAGGTCGGCGTCGAGGGTGCGCGGATAGCGGTCGAGGTCCTCGCCCGCGCCGAACTGCAGCGGATTGACGAAGACGGTGACGGTCACCAGGCCCTTGGCGCCCACCCGGGCGCGGGCGGCGCGGATGAGCGAGGCGTGCCCGTCGTGCAGCGCGCCCATGGTCATCACGACGGCCGTGCGCCCCGGCACGGCGAAGTGGGCGAGCGCCGCGTCCAGCTCCGAGCGATGGCGGAACAGCTCCACATCCGGCTCCCCAGGAAGCGCCTTGGTCCACAGCTTCGGGCTCATGTCTCACTGCCTCCCCGGCCCCGTGCGTCGGTCACATCCGAGAGCACGCCCAGCAGGTCCTCCGCGAGCTCCGGCTTGAGCAGGCCGTGCGCGAGCGCCCGGTCCGCGGTCGTACGGGCCATGGCCAGATAGCCGGCGACGGCGTGCGGGGCGTGCCGCCGCAGCTCGGCGACATGGGCGGCGACCGTGCCCGCGTCGCCGCGCGCGACCGGGCCGGTCAGCGCGGCGTCGCCACTGCGCAGCGCGTTGTCCAGCGCGGCGCCGAGGAGGGGGCCGAGCATCCGGTCGGGGGCCTCGACCCCGGACGCGCGCAGCAGCTCCAGGGACTGGGCGACCAGCGTGGTGAGGTGGTTGGCGCCGATGGCCAGGGCGGCGTGATAGAGCGGGCGGGACTCCTCCGCGATCCACTCGGGCTCCCCGCCCATCTCGATGACCAGCGCCTGGGCCGCCAGCCGCAGCTCCTCGGGGGCGGTGACGCCGAAGGAGCAGCCGGCCAGCCGCTGGACGTCGATCGGGGTGCCGGTGAAGGTCATGACAGGGTGCAGCGCGAGCGGCAGCGCACCGGCCCGCAGCGCGGGCTCCAGCACACTGACGCCATAGCGGCCGGAGGTGTGCACCAGGAGCTGGCCGGGGCGCACCGCACCGGTTTCGGTGAGGCCCGCGATCAGCTCGGGGAGCGCGTCGTCGGGGACGGTGAGCAGCACCAGCTCGGCCCGCGCCAGCACCTCGGAGGGCGGGACGATCGGGACCTCGGGGAGCAGGGCGGCGGCCCGGCGCACGGAGGCGTCGGAGACACCGGAGGCGGCGACCGGGCGGTGTCCGGCCAGCCGCAGCGAGGCGGCGAGTGCGGGGCCGACGCGGCCCGCGCCGACGACCCCGACGGTGAGCCGGGCCGGCCGGTCCTGCGGCTCGGGAAGTGGTTGTGCGTTCACGCGACAGCGGCCTTCCGTTCCAGTCCTCAGGGGGTACCGGACGATTCCCCGCCATGCTACGCGAGTGTTTCCGGGGGAGATTGGCCGCAGCCCGGGCCTGTGGACAACTCTGTGGTCCGATGGACACCCGTACGACATGATCGGCCCATGAAGGACAGGACGGGCGAGGCAGACGAGACGGACGGCACGCGCATCACCGCGGACGGGACGGCGGACGGGACGGCAGACGAGACTCCAACCGGGGCGGACGACGCCACCGGCGACACGGAGCGGGCCGCGCGAGTGCGCCGCCGCGCGGCCTGGCACGGCTCCGAGCGGACGCTCACCCGCGGGCCCGCGGAGGGGCGGATCACCGAGCGGCTGGCCGGCCTCACGGCCGCCCTTACGGCCGACCCCTCGCCATATGGCGGGGACGGCTGGGTGGACATCTACGGGGACGGCATCGTCGAGGAGCTGGAGCGGCGGGTCGCCGCACTGCTCGGCATGGAGGCCGCGGCGTTCTTCCCCACCGGCACCATGGCGCAGCAGGTCGCGCTGCGCTGCTGGGCGGGGCGCACCGGCAATCCGGTGGTGGCGGTGCATCCGCTGGCGCATCTGGAGGTGCATGAGCGGGACGCGTATCTGACGGTGAGCGGGCTGCGCGCGGTGCATCCGACGAGCGAGCCGCGGCCGCTCACCGCCGAGGAGGTCCTCGGCCTCGACGAGCCGTTCGGCACGCTCGCCCTCGAGCTCCCGCTGCGCGACGCCGGATTCGTGCTGCCCGAGTGGGACGAGCTGGTCGCGGTCGTGGAGGCGGCCCGGGAGCGGGACGCGGTGGTGCACTTCGACGGTGCGCGGCTGTGGGAGTGCACGGCCCACTTCGGCCGGGAGCTGCCGGAGATCGCCGCCCTGGCGGACTCCGTCTATGTGTCCTTCTACAAGTCGGTGGACGGGATCTCGGGAGCGGCGCTGGCCGGGCCCGAGAGCCTGGTGGCGGAGGCCAGGGCGTGGCGCCACCGGTACGGCGGCCAGCTTTTCCAGCAGTGGCCGGCGGCGCTGGCCGCGCTGGACGGCCTGGACCGCGAGCTGCCGAGGCTCCCGTCGTACGTGGCGCACGCGCGGGTGGTGGCGCAGGCGCTGCGGACGGCGTTCACGGCCGAGGGGGTGGGCTGGTCCCGGGTACATCCCGAGGTGCCGCACACCCACCAGTTCCAGGTGTGGCTGCCGTATCCGGCGGCGGTGCTGGACGAGGCGGGGGTGCGGCTGGCGGAGGAGACCGGGACGACGCTGTTCCGTCGCTGGCGGGAGCCGGGGCCGCCCGGTCTGGCCACGACGGAGCTGACGGTCGCCTCACCCGCACTCGACTGGACGGCCGACGACGTCACGGCCGCGGCCGGTGCCTTCCTCGCCCGGGTCCGGGAGCTCATGGAGAGGGACGGCTGACCGGCGCCGCAGGGCGGCCAGCGTCTCCCTGACCGCCCTTACGGCGCGCGGCATCGCCCCTTACGGCATGCGACATCGCCCTTACGGCGCCCGGCGCGTCCGTAAGGCGGTCACGGCGGCCGCGGCGGCGGGCCGGGCGCCCCGCCGTCACGGCCCGGACGTCGCGGTACTCGCGCAGCTCCCGGACGGTGCGCCAGTCGTGGCGGCCCGGTGCGGGCGGGGCGGGCTCGCCGCGCCGGGCGGCCCGGTACAGGTCGAGTGCGTACTGCTCGGTGAGGGACATGGCTCTACGGTCCGCCGGACCCCGGGCGCCCGTCACGCCGATTGACGGCGGCCGTCAAACGAGGGCGGCGCCGGGGGCGGGCTCCCGCACCATGGGCTCATGGCCAATGTCATCGACATCGCCGGGCTGCCGCCCGAGCGCATCGTCTTTTGCCCGTCCCCGCTCGCCGAGCTGGGCGCCGCGCTCCATGTGCTGTCCGAGCCCGGCCACCATCCCGGGCTGCACGGCTGGGCCACCGCCACCGCCTCGGCGCTCAAGCCGGACCTCGCGGACCGGCTCTGCGAGGCGGACTTCCTGTGGCGCACCGCCCGCTCCGACCTGCTGCTCCCGGCCGCCCCCGGGGCGACGCTCGCCGAGGAGCTGGACGCGCTGGACCGGATCGACGACGAGACGTTCGTGGCGGCCGCCTTCGAGATCGCCTGCTCCGCCTCGTACACCCGGCACACCCCCTCGCCGCTGGTCGACGCGGGCGAACGGGCCCGGGTCCGCGAGATGGCCGCCGCCCGGGGACCGCGGCAGGCGGCCTTCACCGACCGCATGCTGGAGGACCCGGACGGGCTGCGGGTCTGGCTGCGGCGGCTGCTGGAGGACTGCGACGAAGCGTTCTTCGCCGACACCTGGCGGCGGACGCGGATCCAGCTTGCCGCCGACGCCCGCCACAAGGCGGAACTGCTGCAGCGCAAGGGGCTCGGGGAGGCTCTGGCGTCGGCCTCCGCCGCGCTGTCGCTGTCGGAGGACGGGCACAGCATCCTGGCCGACAAGCTGGCGGGCGGCCGGACTACGGCCTACGGAGAGGGCATCACCTTCATCCCGACCGCCTTCGGCTGGCCGCATCTCATCGTCCTGCACGCCCCCGGCTGGCGCCCGGTGATCCAGTACCCGGTGGCCGCCCCCGAGCTGCCCCCGCCCGCCGCCCTGGAACTCGTCCAGCGCCGCCTCGAGGCCCTGGCCCACCCGATGCGGATGCGGCTGTGCCGCACCCTGGCCCGCGGCCCGCACACCACCGGTGAGCTCTCCGAGTCGTACGGCATCACGCCCCCGGAGGTCTCCCGCCATATCGCCGTGCTGAAGAAGGCCGGTCTCCTCACCACCCGCCGCCGCGGCCGCTATGTGCTGCACCAACTCGACCTGCCGTCGGTGGCCCGCCTGGGCAGCGACTTCCTGGAAAGCGTGCTGCGGTAGGGCTCTGTCGGTAGCGTGCGGCCCCAGGGGCTCCGCCTAAAATGTTCACCCCAGAGTGAACACAGACCGGGCCACAAACGGCACGGGCCATAAGCGGCAGAGGAGCAGAGCAGCGATGAGCAACCGAAGCCACCGGGCCGCACCCGAGCACACCCACCCCGACGACGTCCCGGTGCAGACCGCGCTCGCGGCACTCGCCGACCCCGTGCGGCTTCAGCTCGTCCGCGAACTGGCCACCACGGCCGACTGGGAGCACACCTGCGGCACCTTCGACGTCCCCGTGGGCAAGGCGGCGCTCAGCCACCACTTCTCGGTGCTGCGCGCGGCCGGGCTGATCGAACAGCGCGACATGGGCCCCAAGCGGGTCAACCGGCTCCGCCGCCCGGAGTTCGACCGGCGCTTCCCCGGACTGCTCGACCTGGTGCTGCGCGACCGGCGGGAGAACGGCGAGAACGAACGGTAGACGGCCGTCCCCACCGTAAGGACGCCGCAGCCACCGTAAGGACGCCGCTTCCACCGTAAAGACGCCGCAGCCACCGTAAAGACGTCACCGTAAGGACGCCCCCGCAAGAAAGGCCGCCGCGCCTCAGCGAGACGGGCCCGCCGAGCCCCCGGCCCGCACCAGCCCGGTCTCGTAGGCCATCACCACCACCTGCACCCGGTCCCGCAGCTCCAACTTGGTGAGGATGCGCCCCACATGGGTCTTCACGGTCGCCTCCGAGAGCACCAGCCGCGCCGCGATCTCGCCGTTCGACAGCCCCTGCGCGACCAGCAGCACCACCTCGCGCTCCCGGTCGGTGAGCCGCTCCAGCTCCGGACGGACCCGTCCGCCGCTTCCCCCACCGCCCGGCAGCATCGGCGCGAACCGGTCCAGCAGCCGGCGCGTCGTGCTGGGCGCGACCACCGCGTCACCGCTGTGCACCGCGCGGATCGCCGCGAGCAGCTCCGCGGGCGGCACGTCCTTGAGCATGAAGCCGCCCGCCCCGGCCTTGAGCGCGGAGAAGGCGTACTCGTCCAGATCGAACGTGGTCAGGATGATGACCTTCGGCGCCCCTTCCCGCTCGCATATCAGCCGGGTCGCCTCCACCCCGTCCAGCTTCGGCATCCGGACGTCCATGAGGACGACGTCCACCTCCGTGGAGCGCACCGCCTGCAGCGCCTCCACCCCATCGCCCGCCTCGGCGACGATCTCCATATCGGGCTGGGCCGCGAGCACCATCCGGAAGCCGGTACGCAGCAGCACTTGGTCATCGACGAGCATGACGCGAATCGACATTCCGGACGGGTCCTTTCCTCTGGCCGACAGCTCCTCTGGCCGACAGCCGGCTTACAGCGGCCATGGCGCGACGTTACGGCTGCGCATACGGGTCATGATGCGCCCACCGCTCAACGGGCCGGCTTCAGCGGCAGCAGTGCGCTGATCCGGAAGCCGCCGCCCGGCCGCGGTCCCGCGTCGAGCGTGCCGCCCACCATGCCGACGCGCTCGCGCATCCCGATCAGCCCGTGGCCGCTGCCGTCGGCGCCGCCGTCCTGGTACATCTCGCGCTGTGCGCCCCGCCCGTCGTCCTCGACCAGCAGCCCGAGCCCGTCGTCGAAGTAGGTGAGGCGGACGCTCGCGCCCACGTCCGGGCCCCCGTGCTTACGGGTGTTGGTGAGCGCCTCCTGCACGATGCGGTACGCGGTCAGCTCGACCCCGCTGGGGAGCTGGCGCGGGCTGCCCACCACCTTGAAGTCCACCGGGAGCCCGGCGCCGCGCACCTGCTCCACGAGCTCGTCGATCTGCTCGACGTCCGGCTGGGGGACGTAGTCGTTCTCCTCGCCCGGCTCCCCGGTGCGCAGCACGCCCAGCAGCCGCCGCATCTCGGCGAGCGCCTGGCGGCCGGTGCCGGAGATCGTCTCCAGCGCCTGCCGGGCCTGTTCGGGGGAGGCGTCCATGACGTACGCGGCGCCGTCCGCCTGCACCACCATCACCGACACGTTGTGTGCCACCACATCGTGCAGCTCCCGCGCGATCCGGGCGCGCTCGGCGGCCACCGCGACCTTGGACTGCGCCTCGCGCTCCTTTTCCAGCCGGGCGGCCCGCTCCTCGAGTTGGGCGTAGTAGGCGCGGCGGGTGCGGATCGAGTCGCCGAGCACCCAGGCCAGTACGAACGGGATGGAGACGAAGACCGCCGAGACGACGTCCTCCCACCAGCCCTGCTGGGAATGCGGCCAGCGGAGGGTGGCGAGGGGGGCCGCGCTGATCGCCACGCCCAGCGCGAAGCGGGAGGCCCGGCGCGCGGAGGCGACCGCCACCGTGTAGACGATCACCAGCATGGCGAAGTCGGCCAGATTGGGCTTGACGCTGGTGGCGAGCTGGGCGACACCGCACAGGATGGCCAGCACCAGCATCTTCTCGGGGGCGCGGCGGCGCAGCGCGACCGTCGTCCCCAGCGCCAGGACGATCGGCACGGCCGCGAAGCGGGAACCCCGGCTCATCTCCGCCTCCACGACCCACAGGAAACCGAAGCCGACGAGGAGGACGGCCCAGAAGGTGTCCACCCCTGTCGGATGCCTGCGGAGAAATTCGTAGAGGCGCTGCACGTCACCCAGCGTAGGCACCGCCGAACCCTCTCGGGTCAACCCGAGGGGCGATCCGTATCGCCCGGCCCTACTCCCCAAGGTGGAGACCATTCCACATAGCGTGGCGGTGTGGCGACCGAGAAGCATGAGTGGAGCGGATGGCGTACGGCGGCCGAACAGGCGCTGTACGGAGCGGGCGGATTCTTCCGCCGCCCGGAGGGCCCGGCCGGGCATTTCCGCACGTCGGTGCATGCCTCACCGCTTTTCGCCCGGGCGGTCGCGGAGCTGCTGCGCCGGGTGGACGAGGCGCTGGGGCACCCCGCCGAGCTGGCCCTGGTGGACCTGGGCGCCGGCCGCGGCGAGCTGCTCACACGGGTCCTCGCCCTGGCCCCCGGCCTGCCCGACGACCTGGACCGGCGGCTGCGACCCTACGCGGTGGAGCGGGCGGAGCGGCCGGCGGGCCTGGCGGAGCGGATCGCCTGGCTCGACGCCCCGCCCGAGGGGTGCACGGGGCTGCTGTTCGCCAATGAGTGGCTCGACAACGTGCCCGTGGACGTCGCCGAGACCGACGAGGACGGGGTGCCGCGCCGGGTCGAGGTGGACCTCGCGGCCCGGGACGGCACCGAGCGGCTGGGCGACCCGGTGGACGGCGAGGACGCCGCGTGGCTGGCCCGCTGGTGGCCCCTGGCGGACGCCGAACCGGGGCTGCGCGCCGAGATCGGCCATCCGCGCGAGGCGGCCTGGGCGGGGGCCGTGCGCTCCCTGCGGGCGGGCCTCGCGGTCGCCGTCGACTACGGCCACGAACGCGCCGCCCGGCCCCCCTTCGGCACGCTGACCGGCTTCCGCGAGGGGCGCGAGGTCCGGCCCGTACCGGACGGCTCCCGTGATCTGACGGCGCATGTCGCGATGGACGCGTGCGCCGCCGCGGCCGGGCCCGGCGCCGGGCTGATGACCCAGCGCGAGGCGCTGCGCGCGCTCGGCCTCGACGCCCGCCGCCCCCCGCTCGCCCTGGCCTCCACCGATCCCGCCGGCTACGTCCGCGCCCTCGGCACGGCGGGCGAGACCGCGGAGCTGACCGACCCCGCCGGTCTCGGCGCCTTCACCTGGCTCCACCACCCGGTGGGCCTGCCGCACGACCCGCTGCGGCCGTAAGGGCCCCTCATCGCGTCCCGGGCGGGGTCACGAGCCCCCGCGGGGGCCCTCGGGGGAGCTGAGAGACTGGGGGCATGACGGAGACGACAGTCGGCATCGGCGGCGCCGCGGAGAGCACCGACATGGTGCTCAACATCGGCCCACAGCACCCCTCCACTCACGGAGTGCTACGGCTGCGGCTGGTCCTCGACGGAGAGCGGATCCAGAGCGCCGAACCGGTCATCGGCTATATGCACCGGGGCGCGGAGAAGCTCTTCGAGGCGCGCGACTACCGCCAGATCATCATGCTCGCCAACCGCCACGACTGGCTCTCCGCCTTCTCCAACGAACTCGGCGTCGTACTCGCCGTCGAGCGGATGCTGGGCATGGAGGTCCCGGAGCGGGCGGTGTGGACCCGTACGCTGCTCGCCGAGCTCAACCGGATCCTGAACCATCTGATGTTCCTCGGCTCCTACCCCCTGGAACTGGGCGGCATCACGCCGATCTTCTACGCGTTCCGGGAGCGCGAGGACCTCCAGCACGTCATGGAGGAGATCTCCGGCGGCCGGATGCACTACATGTTCAACCGGGTCGGCGGCCTCAAGGAGGACCTCCCGGCGGGCTGGCTGGGCCGGGCCCGGCAGGCCGTGGCCGAGGTGCGCTCCCGGATGAACGTGTACGACGACCTGGTACTCGGCAACGAGATCTTCCGGGGCCGCACCCGCGACGTCGGCGTCCTGGCCCGCGAGGCGGTGCACGCGTACGGCGTCAGCGGCCCCATCGCCCGGGCCTCGGGGGTCGACTTCGATCTGCGGCGCGACGAGCCGTATCTGGCCTACCCGGAGCTCCAGGACGTCCTCAAGGTCGTCACCCGGCAGGAGGGCGACTGCCTCGCCCGGTTCGAATGCCTGCTGGAGCAGGCGCACAACTCCCTGGCGCTGGCGGACGCCTGCCTGGACCGGCTCGACGAGCTCCCGGCGGGGCCGATCAACCAGCGGCTGCCGAAGGTGCTCAAGGCGCCCGAGGGCCACACCTACGCCTGGACCGAGAACCCGCTCGGCCTCAACGGCTACTACCTCGTCTCCAAGGGCGAGAAGACGCCGTACCGGCTGAAGCTCCGCTCGGCCTCGTTCAACAACATCCAGGCGATCACCGAACTGCTGCCGGGCACTCTCGTCGCCGACATGGTGGCGATCCTGGGGTCGCTCTTCTTCGTCGTCGGCGACATCGACAAGTAGGCGACATCGAAAAGTAGTCGGCGACGCCAACCCGCCGCGCGGGCGCGATCCCGGACCCGCTGCGCGGGCGATCCCGTTACGAGATCGCGCTGCGCAGCTCCCCGAGGTCGATCTGTTCCGTCTCATCGTGCGCGGTGAGGTCGATGACCTCGCCCACCGCGCCCTTCCTGGTCTCCGCGAGGGTCTCGTCGCCGATCACATCGGCGAGGTCCTCCTCGGCGGGTTCGGGCTCCCGCTTCTGCTTCTTCGGGTGCTTCTTCTGGGTGCCGAAGTAGTCGAAGCCGCTCTCCGAACGGGAGGCGGCCCGGCGTGCCGCGGCATACGGCACCACCGCCGAGGCGGCCGTACGGGTGTGGACGGGCGGCTCCTGGGGGCCGTCGTCGTCCTGCCCGCCGGCCGCCGGGGGCTTCCCCAGCGTGGCGGCACCGCCCTTGTCGCGGCTCTCGCGACGGCCCTTGTGCCCGTCGCGCTCCGCGTCCTTCTCGGCGTCCATCGCGGGGGCCGGGGTGTCGGATCGGGCGCCCGCGGCGGCCTGCTCCCGGCGCTCCTTCTGCCGTCGCGCGCTCTCCCTGAGCCGGCTGAGCGCCTCGTCGGCCTTGGCGTACGCGGTGGCCGACGGCATGACGCGCCCGGAGGCGGTGCCGTCCGGCTCGTTCGACTCGACGCTCGACCCGGCAGATTCGGCGGGTTCGGCGGGTTCGGCGGGTTCGGCGGGCCTGGTCGCCGCCTCCAGCGCCTTCGCCGGGGACGCGGCCTCCAGCGCGAGCCGGCGGCGGCCCTCCAGGGCGGTGGCCCGCTCGGTCTCGGCCGTGGCGTAGCGGCGCAGCAGCTCGGCGTGCTCGTTGCGCAGCCGGGCGAGCTCGGCGCGCTTGGCGCGCAGCCGGGTGTTGAGCGCGGTGCGGAGCTCGCTCGCCTTCTCGGCGTCCGCCTCGAGCTCCGCGATCCGCTCCTCGTACTTCATCTC is a window of Streptomyces violaceusniger Tu 4113 DNA encoding:
- a CDS encoding sensor histidine kinase — translated: MQRLYEFLRRHPTGVDTFWAVLLVGFGFLWVVEAEMSRGSRFAAVPIVLALGTTVALRRRAPEKMLVLAILCGVAQLATSVKPNLADFAMLVIVYTVAVASARRASRFALGVAISAAPLATLRWPHSQQGWWEDVVSAVFVSIPFVLAWVLGDSIRTRRAYYAQLEERAARLEKEREAQSKVAVAAERARIARELHDVVAHNVSVMVVQADGAAYVMDASPEQARQALETISGTGRQALAEMRRLLGVLRTGEPGEENDYVPQPDVEQIDELVEQVRGAGLPVDFKVVGSPRQLPSGVELTAYRIVQEALTNTRKHGGPDVGASVRLTYFDDGLGLLVEDDGRGAQREMYQDGGADGSGHGLIGMRERVGMVGGTLDAGPRPGGGFRISALLPLKPAR
- a CDS encoding threonine aldolase family protein, with the translated sequence MKDRTGEADETDGTRITADGTADGTADETPTGADDATGDTERAARVRRRAAWHGSERTLTRGPAEGRITERLAGLTAALTADPSPYGGDGWVDIYGDGIVEELERRVAALLGMEAAAFFPTGTMAQQVALRCWAGRTGNPVVAVHPLAHLEVHERDAYLTVSGLRAVHPTSEPRPLTAEEVLGLDEPFGTLALELPLRDAGFVLPEWDELVAVVEAARERDAVVHFDGARLWECTAHFGRELPEIAALADSVYVSFYKSVDGISGAALAGPESLVAEARAWRHRYGGQLFQQWPAALAALDGLDRELPRLPSYVAHARVVAQALRTAFTAEGVGWSRVHPEVPHTHQFQVWLPYPAAVLDEAGVRLAEETGTTLFRRWREPGPPGLATTELTVASPALDWTADDVTAAAGAFLARVRELMERDG
- a CDS encoding L-aspartate oxidase; this encodes MTHPTGRPEAVAPATALRAPAPGWATEADVVVVGSGVAGLTVALRCAAAGARVTVVTKARLDDGSTRWAQGGIAAALGEGDTPEQHLDDTLVAGVGLCDERAVRTLVTEGPDAVRRLIATGARFDADDDTGEILLTREGGHHRRRIAHAGGDATGAEISRALVEAVRAAGIDTVENALVLDLLKDGSGRAAGVTLHVMGEGRRDGVGAVRAGAVVLATGGMGQIFSATTNPAVSTGDGVALALRAGAEVSDLEFVQFHPTVLWLGPEAEGQQPLVSEAVRGEGAHLVDADGVRFMQGQHELAELAPRDIVAKGITRRMQERGAEHMYLDARHFGARMWERRFPTILAACRAHGIDPVTEPIPVAPAAHYASGGVRTDLHGRTTVPGLYACGEVACTGVHGANRLASNSLLEGLVFAERIAEDITAGAAGAAGAAGAAGAAGAEGPVRPATAAERPGPDEGVGPDPAAPGAAPLLASEARYEIQHIMTHGAGVLRSAESLARAADRLARVHDDAAAQLRRDGKTAEPGVETWEATNLHLVARVLVAAALRRAETRGCHWREDRPARDDAAWRRHLLVTLGPDGALDVRSTDSEAFPPPTTPRTETESRP
- a CDS encoding SAM-dependent methyltransferase, whose product is MATEKHEWSGWRTAAEQALYGAGGFFRRPEGPAGHFRTSVHASPLFARAVAELLRRVDEALGHPAELALVDLGAGRGELLTRVLALAPGLPDDLDRRLRPYAVERAERPAGLAERIAWLDAPPEGCTGLLFANEWLDNVPVDVAETDEDGVPRRVEVDLAARDGTERLGDPVDGEDAAWLARWWPLADAEPGLRAEIGHPREAAWAGAVRSLRAGLAVAVDYGHERAARPPFGTLTGFREGREVRPVPDGSRDLTAHVAMDACAAAAGPGAGLMTQREALRALGLDARRPPLALASTDPAGYVRALGTAGETAELTDPAGLGAFTWLHHPVGLPHDPLRP
- a CDS encoding ArsR/SmtB family transcription factor; this encodes MSNRSHRAAPEHTHPDDVPVQTALAALADPVRLQLVRELATTADWEHTCGTFDVPVGKAALSHHFSVLRAAGLIEQRDMGPKRVNRLRRPEFDRRFPGLLDLVLRDRRENGENER
- the panC gene encoding pantoate--beta-alanine ligase; protein product: MSPKLWTKALPGEPDVELFRHRSELDAALAHFAVPGRTAVVMTMGALHDGHASLIRAARARVGAKGLVTVTVFVNPLQFGAGEDLDRYPRTLDADLKVAAEAGADIVFAPAAEEMYPGGEPHIRITAGSMGERYEGASRPGHFDGMLTVVAKLLQLTRPDAAFFGEKDAQQLALVRRMARDLDFPVEIVGVPTVREGDGLALSSRNRYLSAQERDTALALSRALFAGRYAGLLAAGEGPAGAEEHELIRVASPAAVRSAARVVLDEAARLEPPLVLDYLGLADPADFTEVSDGYIGEAVLAVAAKVGATRLIDNIRLWIGAAR
- a CDS encoding DUF5937 family protein, which translates into the protein MANVIDIAGLPPERIVFCPSPLAELGAALHVLSEPGHHPGLHGWATATASALKPDLADRLCEADFLWRTARSDLLLPAAPGATLAEELDALDRIDDETFVAAAFEIACSASYTRHTPSPLVDAGERARVREMAAARGPRQAAFTDRMLEDPDGLRVWLRRLLEDCDEAFFADTWRRTRIQLAADARHKAELLQRKGLGEALASASAALSLSEDGHSILADKLAGGRTTAYGEGITFIPTAFGWPHLIVLHAPGWRPVIQYPVAAPELPPPAALELVQRRLEALAHPMRMRLCRTLARGPHTTGELSESYGITPPEVSRHIAVLKKAGLLTTRRRGRYVLHQLDLPSVARLGSDFLESVLR
- a CDS encoding Rossmann-like and DUF2520 domain-containing protein, which codes for MNAQPLPEPQDRPARLTVGVVGAGRVGPALAASLRLAGHRPVAASGVSDASVRRAAALLPEVPIVPPSEVLARAELVLLTVPDDALPELIAGLTETGAVRPGQLLVHTSGRYGVSVLEPALRAGALPLALHPVMTFTGTPIDVQRLAGCSFGVTAPEELRLAAQALVIEMGGEPEWIAEESRPLYHAALAIGANHLTTLVAQSLELLRASGVEAPDRMLGPLLGAALDNALRSGDAALTGPVARGDAGTVAAHVAELRRHAPHAVAGYLAMARTTADRALAHGLLKPELAEDLLGVLSDVTDARGRGGSET
- a CDS encoding response regulator transcription factor, encoding MSIRVMLVDDQVLLRTGFRMVLAAQPDMEIVAEAGDGVEALQAVRSTEVDVVLMDVRMPKLDGVEATRLICEREGAPKVIILTTFDLDEYAFSALKAGAGGFMLKDVPPAELLAAIRAVHSGDAVVAPSTTRRLLDRFAPMLPGGGGSGGRVRPELERLTDREREVVLLVAQGLSNGEIAARLVLSEATVKTHVGRILTKLELRDRVQVVVMAYETGLVRAGGSAGPSR